One window of the Niallia circulans genome contains the following:
- the thiW gene encoding energy coupling factor transporter S component ThiW, with amino-acid sequence MKRIKLLVIMAMFTAIGTYGSTLVWFPAGIAKAYPVQHALNVIAGAILGPVPAVIIAFATSLLRNLLGTGSLLAFPGSMIGALLAGYLFHKTAKPIFAALGEFIGTGVIASLVAVPYASFFLGTKTGALFYLPSFAVSSFAGSIIGVILVSRLVKIKSIQMLTQN; translated from the coding sequence ATGAAAAGAATTAAATTATTGGTGATTATGGCCATGTTTACGGCAATTGGGACATATGGCTCAACCTTAGTATGGTTTCCGGCAGGTATTGCCAAGGCATATCCTGTTCAGCATGCTTTAAATGTAATAGCGGGAGCAATACTTGGACCGGTTCCAGCAGTTATCATCGCTTTTGCTACTTCCTTGTTAAGAAACCTATTAGGAACGGGATCCTTATTAGCATTTCCAGGAAGTATGATTGGCGCACTTTTGGCAGGCTATCTATTTCATAAAACAGCTAAGCCAATCTTTGCAGCTTTAGGTGAATTTATTGGAACAGGCGTCATCGCCTCCTTAGTGGCAGTACCATATGCATCGTTTTTCTTAGGGACAAAAACGGGTGCTCTCTTTTATTTGCCATCCTTTGCTGTTAGCAGTTTTGCAGGATCCATCATTGGTGTCATCTTAGTAAGTCGTTTAGTAAAAATAAAATCAATTCAAATGTTAACTCAAAATTAG
- a CDS encoding ABC transporter substrate-binding protein codes for MCFSFVLILAGCSSKEEKGTKDGLRKIVISEPVHLIGYLPLYVAIEEGYFKEEGLEVEVITATGGAHVTSVVSGDAWGVMGGPDSVQMANLGSSDPIQSVVNVVNRANVYLMGNSDETIDSTNDEELANYLKGKVIAAGRYGGSPNLLTRWLLMELGLDPEKDVKLEEPADASAVVSLVESGNADIANGGEPQITEGMKKGAWKEPFYSFASLGDYPYSVVSVKKSTIEKEPKVVESFVKAVLKGLKKVDEDPDLAMKVLKAEFPTTSDEILQASLDRAYADELWSKDGYISEEAVAKPMDVVEKTGVYTEGYKYEELIDMQFVDKLSKKQ; via the coding sequence ATGTGTTTTAGTTTTGTCTTAATCCTTGCAGGATGTTCATCAAAAGAAGAAAAGGGAACGAAGGATGGGTTGCGGAAGATTGTTATTTCAGAGCCAGTTCATTTGATCGGCTATCTTCCACTGTATGTTGCCATAGAAGAAGGTTATTTTAAAGAAGAGGGATTGGAAGTAGAAGTGATTACGGCAACCGGAGGAGCACATGTTACGTCTGTTGTTAGCGGTGATGCCTGGGGCGTTATGGGCGGACCAGATTCTGTGCAAATGGCCAATTTAGGAAGTTCTGATCCGATTCAGTCAGTAGTAAACGTCGTTAACCGTGCTAATGTTTATTTGATGGGAAACTCAGATGAAACGATTGATAGTACAAACGATGAAGAGCTGGCAAATTACTTAAAAGGGAAAGTTATTGCAGCTGGGCGTTATGGTGGTAGTCCGAATCTTTTAACTAGATGGCTGTTAATGGAGCTAGGATTAGATCCGGAAAAAGATGTAAAGTTAGAAGAACCAGCTGATGCCAGTGCCGTAGTTTCTCTTGTAGAATCCGGAAATGCGGATATTGCTAATGGTGGAGAACCGCAAATCACAGAAGGAATGAAAAAGGGAGCATGGAAAGAGCCATTCTACAGTTTTGCTAGTTTGGGAGACTACCCTTATTCTGTTGTCAGTGTAAAAAAATCTACGATTGAGAAAGAACCGAAAGTTGTGGAGAGCTTTGTAAAAGCAGTTTTAAAAGGACTTAAGAAAGTGGATGAAGACCCAGACCTAGCCATGAAAGTGTTAAAAGCAGAATTTCCAACTACATCGGATGAGATTTTACAAGCATCCTTGGATCGTGCTTATGCTGATGAATTATGGAGCAAGGACGGTTACATCTCAGAGGAAGCTGTTGCAAAACCAATGGATGTTGTCGAGAAAACGGGTGTCTATACGGAAGGCTATAAATACGAAGAATTAATCGATATGCAGTTTGTGGATAAATTGTCCAAGAAACAATGA
- a CDS encoding ABC transporter permease yields the protein MESQDKTKVLYIEDDEAIAKRRKKFTRIGQWSFGLIFLLAWELLSKWKIIDSYYWSSPFTIWKTGYVAWTEGTLWSDLLYTSGATIFGFGLGTFFGALLGLSFWWSYYYSRISEPYLIAFNAVPKLALAPVLVILLGIGFSSKVVLAFMMTIITTALAAYSGVKAVDKDLEKLMYSLGAKRWHVFTKVVVPTTMPWIVSSLKINIALALAGTIVGEFISSRQGIGRMILYAGQIMNINLVWVGVAVLSILSIVMYFATVWIERLLLRGRNVE from the coding sequence ATGGAATCACAGGATAAAACGAAAGTTCTTTATATAGAGGATGATGAGGCCATTGCCAAAAGAAGAAAGAAATTCACCCGCATTGGACAATGGAGCTTTGGACTTATTTTTCTTCTTGCGTGGGAGCTGCTTTCTAAGTGGAAAATAATTGATTCGTATTATTGGAGCAGTCCGTTTACTATTTGGAAAACTGGTTATGTAGCTTGGACGGAAGGAACTTTATGGAGTGATCTATTATACACATCAGGAGCCACTATCTTTGGCTTTGGATTAGGTACCTTTTTTGGCGCTTTATTAGGTCTTTCCTTCTGGTGGTCGTATTATTATTCTCGTATATCTGAACCATATTTAATTGCCTTTAATGCAGTGCCGAAACTGGCTCTTGCTCCTGTCCTTGTTATTTTATTAGGAATAGGCTTTAGCTCCAAGGTAGTTCTTGCTTTTATGATGACCATCATTACAACAGCTCTTGCAGCATATAGCGGCGTAAAGGCAGTTGATAAAGATTTGGAAAAATTGATGTATTCCCTTGGCGCAAAGAGATGGCATGTCTTCACAAAGGTGGTGGTACCGACTACAATGCCATGGATTGTGAGTAGTTTAAAAATAAACATTGCTTTAGCTTTGGCAGGTACGATCGTTGGCGAATTTATTAGCTCTAGACAAGGGATTGGCAGAATGATTCTATATGCAGGACAAATTATGAATATCAATCTTGTTTGGGTGGGCGTAGCTGTGCTGTCTATTCTTTCGATTGTAATGTATTTTGCTACAGTATGGATAGAAAGGCTTCTTTTGCGAGGAAGAAATGTGGAATAG
- a CDS encoding ABC transporter ATP-binding protein: protein MYKLEVKDSSKVFRKNGKEFFALKDTNLQIPEGKFVSIIGPSGCGKSTLFNIIAGLIKPSTGHVLLDGRDIVGKSGHVGYMLQKDLLLPWRNILHNVILGLEVKGVPKKEAIQRALPLLERYGLEGFEKHFPEELSGGMRQRAALLRTLLYDQDVILLDEPFGALDAQTRLFMQEWLLQIWGDFKKTILFITHDIDEAIFLSDEIYILTPRPGTIKEKVSIQLPRPRNEQTLLDSKFIQLKEYVLQALKSTEEKE from the coding sequence TTGTATAAATTAGAGGTTAAGGACAGTAGTAAGGTTTTTCGAAAAAATGGCAAGGAGTTTTTCGCATTAAAGGATACAAATTTACAGATTCCAGAAGGGAAATTTGTCAGTATTATCGGTCCAAGTGGATGTGGAAAATCAACGCTATTCAATATAATTGCAGGATTAATAAAACCATCAACAGGCCATGTCTTGTTAGACGGAAGGGACATTGTTGGAAAGAGTGGGCATGTTGGCTATATGCTTCAAAAAGACTTGCTCCTTCCGTGGAGAAATATTCTTCATAATGTGATTTTAGGATTGGAGGTAAAGGGTGTTCCTAAAAAGGAGGCGATCCAAAGAGCACTGCCTTTACTAGAGAGATATGGATTGGAAGGCTTTGAAAAACATTTTCCGGAAGAACTTTCTGGAGGAATGAGGCAGCGTGCAGCTTTGTTGCGAACATTGCTTTATGATCAAGATGTTATTTTACTGGATGAACCTTTTGGTGCTTTAGATGCACAAACACGCTTATTTATGCAGGAATGGCTTTTACAAATATGGGGAGATTTTAAGAAAACTATTTTGTTTATCACCCATGATATAGATGAAGCTATTTTTTTATCAGATGAGATATATATTTTGACGCCGAGACCAGGCACCATTAAGGAGAAGGTATCGATCCAATTACCAAGACCAAGAAATGAACAAACACTGCTAGACTCTAAATTTATTCAGTTAAAAGAATATGTACTACAAGCACTAAAATCAACAGAAGAAAAAGAATAG
- a CDS encoding bile acid:sodium symporter family protein, translating into MLEKINAFLGKWMPLLTPISVLIGVLLSDILHHVSFLVPWIFAVMTFIGSLTSNLKSVKYTITHPFSLLLTLAILHILTPLWAFWIGHLFFQNEPYTITGLTLAVVIPTGITSVIWVSLYKGNIALTLAIILLDTLLSPFLVPLSMNLFVGETVQLEVWGMMKGLLGMIVLPSIFGMVINQFSVEKAKKWNHTLSPFSKIGLALVVSINSSVVAPYLRNIDKKFLQVALTVFVIALSGYFFAWILGVVTKRSKEETIAMIYSGGMRNISAGAVLAVSFFPPAVAVPVVIGMLFQQILAALYGYFIKLVYEKPVIGKIKEGKIS; encoded by the coding sequence ATGTTAGAAAAAATCAATGCTTTTCTTGGGAAGTGGATGCCCCTTTTAACCCCGATTAGTGTCCTAATTGGGGTATTGCTATCAGATATCCTTCATCATGTCTCTTTCTTAGTTCCATGGATTTTTGCAGTGATGACTTTTATAGGGAGCTTGACATCTAACTTAAAATCAGTGAAATATACAATCACCCATCCGTTTTCTTTGCTTTTAACACTGGCTATTCTACATATTCTTACTCCTTTGTGGGCATTTTGGATTGGTCACTTATTTTTCCAAAATGAACCTTACACGATTACAGGGCTTACATTAGCTGTTGTTATTCCAACTGGAATCACGAGTGTTATCTGGGTTAGCCTCTATAAAGGAAACATTGCACTTACTCTTGCGATTATCTTGCTCGACACCTTACTGTCTCCGTTCCTTGTTCCATTAAGTATGAACCTTTTTGTAGGAGAAACGGTACAGCTTGAGGTTTGGGGGATGATGAAGGGGTTGCTTGGAATGATTGTTCTGCCATCTATTTTCGGTATGGTGATCAATCAGTTTTCAGTGGAAAAGGCTAAAAAGTGGAATCACACACTATCCCCTTTTTCTAAAATTGGGTTAGCACTAGTTGTTAGTATTAATAGTTCTGTAGTAGCCCCTTACTTACGAAATATTGATAAAAAGTTTCTCCAAGTAGCGCTTACTGTTTTTGTAATAGCATTATCCGGATACTTTTTTGCGTGGATATTAGGAGTAGTTACCAAACGAAGCAAAGAAGAAACAATAGCAATGATCTATTCTGGCGGGATGAGAAATATTAGTGCTGGAGCAGTTCTCGCTGTGAGCTTTTTCCCTCCAGCAGTAGCAGTTCCCGTTGTGATTGGCATGCTATTCCAACAAATTCTAGCAGCTTTATATGGGTACTTCATTAAATTAGTCTATGAAAAGCCTGTAATAGGGAAAATAAAGGAAGGGAAAATTTCTTAA
- a CDS encoding PTS lactose/cellobiose transporter subunit IIA, translating to MKLNTLEEMQTAAFQIISFAGEARSCYVEAIQIARNGKMDEAKQKIEEGVQFYNEIHKVHASLIQREAAGEQLPFSLILMHAEDQMLTTETLKIMASEMIEMCAMIIEKKS from the coding sequence GTGAAATTGAATACTTTAGAGGAAATGCAGACAGCAGCTTTTCAGATTATTTCATTCGCTGGAGAAGCAAGAAGTTGTTATGTAGAAGCTATTCAGATTGCAAGAAATGGAAAAATGGACGAAGCGAAGCAAAAAATAGAAGAAGGTGTTCAATTTTACAATGAAATTCATAAAGTCCATGCTTCTCTTATCCAAAGAGAAGCTGCTGGAGAACAACTGCCATTCTCCCTTATTCTCATGCATGCAGAAGATCAAATGCTCACAACCGAAACATTAAAGATTATGGCAAGTGAGATGATAGAAATGTGTGCCATGATTATAGAGAAAAAATCATAA
- a CDS encoding PTS sugar transporter subunit IIB, translating into MKRIILACAAGMSTSIVVSKMKAAIKARGEEIDVYAIPEGAIADELATSSEGVMAILLGPQVRFMKQAAESAAKPFGIPVDVIDTRLYGTANGEKILDHALSLAKN; encoded by the coding sequence ATGAAAAGAATAATATTAGCTTGTGCAGCAGGTATGTCTACTTCCATTGTAGTATCAAAAATGAAGGCAGCTATTAAGGCAAGAGGCGAAGAAATTGATGTTTATGCCATTCCAGAAGGAGCAATTGCTGATGAATTAGCAACTTCAAGCGAAGGGGTAATGGCCATTCTTCTAGGGCCACAAGTACGATTTATGAAACAGGCGGCAGAAAGTGCTGCGAAACCATTTGGAATTCCAGTGGATGTCATTGATACAAGATTATACGGTACAGCTAATGGAGAGAAAATACTAGATCATGCATTATCATTAGCTAAAAATTGA
- a CDS encoding glycoside hydrolase family 1 protein: MEQMKVTIPDHFILGAASSAWQTEGWAGKKDSQDSYMDIWYKNNKNVWHNGYGPGIATDFYHRYKEDISIMQEIGLTHYRTSINWSRFLVDYENAVVDEEYARYVDNVINELIDKGVEPMICLEHYELPAALFEKYGGWNDRHVVDLFVKYAEKVFERYGRKVKHWFTFNEPIVVQTRVYLDAIRYPFEQNTQKWMQWNYHKALATAKVVALFKEKQLHGTGAKIGVVLNPEVTYARSSAPHDQDAARIYDLFFNRVFLDPSIKGEYPAELMDLLHKHDILFEHTEEDLTVIRNNTVDYVGINLYYPHRVKARTTAWNENTPFHPAYYYEMFDMPGKKMNPFRGWEIYPQIMFDMATRLKEDYGNIEWFVAENGMGVENEFKYKDESEVIQDDYRIEFISEHLKWLLKAVEQGANCKGYMLWAFTDNVSPMNAFKNRYGLVEINLEENRNRKMKKSAYWYKEIIKSREITVKNDDFIK; encoded by the coding sequence ATGGAACAAATGAAAGTTACTATTCCAGATCATTTTATTTTAGGAGCAGCATCATCTGCGTGGCAAACGGAAGGATGGGCTGGAAAGAAGGATTCACAAGATTCCTATATGGATATCTGGTATAAAAATAATAAAAATGTTTGGCACAATGGCTATGGACCAGGAATCGCTACAGACTTTTACCATCGATATAAAGAAGATATCAGCATAATGCAGGAAATTGGGTTAACGCATTACCGGACATCGATCAATTGGTCCCGTTTCTTGGTGGATTATGAAAACGCAGTGGTAGATGAGGAGTATGCTCGATATGTCGATAATGTTATTAATGAGCTGATAGATAAAGGTGTAGAGCCAATGATTTGCTTAGAGCATTATGAATTACCGGCTGCTCTTTTTGAAAAATATGGCGGTTGGAACGATAGACATGTTGTGGACTTATTCGTCAAATATGCAGAAAAAGTATTCGAGCGTTACGGTCGTAAAGTGAAGCACTGGTTTACTTTTAATGAACCAATTGTTGTGCAGACCCGTGTATATTTAGATGCAATACGTTATCCATTTGAGCAAAATACCCAAAAGTGGATGCAGTGGAATTATCATAAAGCACTTGCTACTGCTAAGGTTGTTGCCTTGTTTAAAGAAAAGCAGCTGCATGGAACAGGAGCTAAAATCGGGGTTGTTTTAAACCCAGAGGTAACATATGCGAGATCTTCGGCTCCGCATGACCAAGATGCTGCCCGCATTTATGATTTGTTTTTTAATCGAGTATTTCTAGATCCCTCGATTAAAGGAGAATATCCAGCAGAATTAATGGATCTTTTACACAAACACGATATTTTATTTGAACATACAGAAGAGGATTTAACGGTAATAAGAAATAATACCGTTGATTATGTGGGGATTAACTTATATTATCCTCATCGTGTAAAGGCAAGGACAACGGCATGGAACGAAAATACCCCTTTTCATCCGGCTTATTATTATGAAATGTTCGATATGCCAGGTAAGAAAATGAATCCATTCCGAGGCTGGGAAATCTATCCGCAGATTATGTTTGATATGGCAACTCGCTTGAAAGAGGATTATGGCAATATTGAGTGGTTTGTAGCCGAGAATGGAATGGGTGTGGAAAATGAGTTTAAGTATAAAGACGAAAGTGAAGTAATCCAAGATGATTATCGCATTGAGTTTATTAGCGAACATCTTAAATGGTTATTAAAGGCAGTCGAACAAGGTGCAAACTGTAAAGGATATATGCTCTGGGCATTTACGGACAATGTTTCGCCGATGAATGCTTTTAAAAATAGATATGGACTAGTTGAAATTAATTTAGAAGAAAATCGAAACCGAAAAATGAAAAAGTCAGCTTATTGGTATAAGGAAATCATTAAATCTCGAGAAATCACCGTAAAAAATGATGATTTTATTAAATAA
- a CDS encoding PTS sugar transporter subunit IIC, which translates to MSFKDKATETLGNVAYKITNQKYIMAIKKAFVTLMPVIITGAFAVLIANMVMGTESGLAHFKAFAFLADYQPIMKAIQYATLNFLTIGAVFLIGIELGRINGHQSLFPGILALMSYVSVVPTTLELLVNEKNQLVVDVLARQFSDPKSLFLGMIIAIVSVEIYCKLSKVDKLQIKMPDSVPSNVATSFSALIPSILTVTIVATFGFLFFKVTGIYLYEAVYNIVQRPLESVMQGLPGILILMFVAQFFWVIGIHGNQMVKPIREPLLLASITVNMTAFQEGKEIPNIITMPFWDVYMNIGGSGVTIGLLIAIFMVSKREEMRSIAKLSAGPGVFNINEPVIFGLPVMLNPVMAIPFIITPLITGTIGYIATVTGFAAKAVVMVPWTTPPIINAYLSTAGSIGAVITQIICIVVSVLIYLPFVLIANKAPAVPEEE; encoded by the coding sequence ATGAGTTTTAAAGACAAAGCTACCGAGACCCTTGGAAATGTTGCTTACAAAATAACAAATCAGAAATATATTATGGCCATAAAAAAAGCTTTTGTGACGTTAATGCCTGTCATTATAACAGGAGCATTTGCCGTTTTAATCGCGAATATGGTGATGGGAACAGAGAGTGGTTTAGCCCATTTTAAAGCATTTGCCTTTTTGGCTGATTACCAGCCAATTATGAAAGCGATCCAATATGCTACCTTGAACTTCCTTACAATTGGGGCCGTTTTTCTTATTGGGATAGAGCTCGGACGGATCAATGGCCATCAGTCGTTATTCCCTGGAATATTAGCATTAATGTCCTATGTTTCTGTCGTTCCAACAACGCTAGAACTGCTTGTTAATGAGAAGAATCAATTAGTGGTTGATGTTTTAGCCAGGCAGTTTTCTGACCCAAAAAGTTTATTCCTCGGAATGATTATCGCCATTGTATCGGTTGAAATTTATTGCAAGTTATCGAAAGTAGATAAGCTGCAAATTAAGATGCCTGATAGTGTTCCGTCAAATGTTGCGACTTCGTTTTCAGCACTAATTCCTTCTATTTTAACTGTAACGATTGTTGCTACTTTTGGATTTCTTTTTTTCAAAGTTACAGGGATTTATTTATATGAAGCAGTATATAACATTGTACAAAGACCTTTAGAAAGTGTCATGCAAGGACTGCCAGGGATTTTGATTCTTATGTTTGTCGCCCAATTTTTCTGGGTGATTGGTATTCATGGAAATCAAATGGTAAAACCGATAAGGGAACCACTGCTGCTGGCATCTATTACTGTTAATATGACGGCATTCCAAGAGGGAAAGGAAATTCCTAATATTATCACAATGCCGTTTTGGGACGTGTATATGAATATTGGTGGTTCAGGAGTAACCATTGGTTTATTAATAGCGATCTTTATGGTATCTAAACGAGAAGAAATGAGAAGTATTGCAAAACTTTCCGCAGGACCAGGTGTGTTCAATATAAACGAGCCAGTTATCTTTGGATTACCAGTTATGTTAAATCCGGTTATGGCGATTCCCTTTATTATTACCCCGCTGATTACAGGGACAATCGGTTATATTGCTACAGTAACTGGCTTTGCTGCTAAGGCTGTTGTTATGGTTCCATGGACGACTCCGCCTATTATTAATGCATACCTATCTACGGCCGGAAGTATTGGAGCGGTTATTACCCAGATCATTTGTATTGTCGTATCTGTTCTAATTTACTTGCCATTTGTATTGATTGCCAATAAGGCTCCTGCTGTTCCGGAAGAAGAGTAA
- a CDS encoding BglG family transcription antiterminator, producing the protein MLPIRQQKILHQLMQSKSPLSSDYLANALDVTTRTIRSDMKALIDTLKDNGAEIVLTRGKGYELVIGNYHYFKPFLTKIMNENNVSTPLPTEPEERVDYILKRLLLAEEYLKIEQFAEELFVSESSIKNDLKEVRRLLKDFNLNLDKKPNYGLKIMGQEAKLRYCLAAYVFDQDETDWILPNKKLEEIRKIIIEQAEKASIFLSDIGVNNLATHIAIACIRIQNDNYVSMPLKEMEPLKEKREFAIAKQIVFFLEKTLYVTFPESEIAYITIHLLGAKMVVYQSDSRENMLEMIEEDILALTKAMLQEVEQELDLEIAYDEELIYGLCLHLKPAINRYKYDLTIKNPLLAEIKKNYQMSFDAAVIMGKYLSKHKRMDINEDEIGYLALHIGAALERKKAKGSVKRCLIVCATGVASAQLLYHKLQSTFGNKLEIVGTANMFTIDNYDLSTLDFIVSTIPINRELTIPVIDVHTILREEDISKLEHMVVDRVETTLQYFYPDLGFFQQEYQTKEEVLAFLAREIIQKGIAPDHFFELIMEREEIAPTSYGNSIAIPHPLKPITDSTFLSICTLKKPIQWGENKVQLIFLLSVQKKYKKDIQKLYQLLVKISGNAYMVNQLLKVKSFDEFKECILAIGQ; encoded by the coding sequence TTGTTACCAATAAGACAACAAAAGATACTGCATCAGCTTATGCAGTCAAAGTCTCCGCTTTCCAGTGATTACTTAGCAAATGCCCTGGATGTAACCACGCGAACAATTAGAAGTGATATGAAGGCATTGATCGATACATTAAAAGATAATGGAGCAGAAATAGTACTGACAAGAGGGAAGGGGTATGAATTAGTTATAGGAAATTATCATTATTTTAAACCATTTTTAACAAAAATAATGAATGAAAATAACGTAAGTACACCCCTTCCAACGGAACCTGAGGAAAGAGTCGACTATATTCTAAAACGTCTATTATTGGCGGAAGAATACTTGAAAATTGAACAGTTTGCTGAGGAGCTTTTTGTAAGTGAATCCTCTATTAAAAATGATCTGAAAGAAGTAAGAAGATTATTAAAAGACTTTAATTTAAATTTAGATAAGAAGCCAAACTATGGTTTAAAAATCATGGGACAAGAAGCTAAGCTGCGTTATTGTCTTGCGGCATATGTGTTTGACCAAGATGAAACAGATTGGATACTTCCAAATAAAAAACTAGAAGAAATAAGAAAAATTATTATCGAACAAGCCGAAAAGGCGTCTATTTTTTTATCAGATATTGGCGTAAATAATTTAGCAACACATATTGCGATTGCCTGTATTCGCATACAAAATGATAATTATGTTTCCATGCCTTTAAAGGAAATGGAGCCTCTTAAAGAAAAGAGAGAATTTGCGATTGCCAAACAGATTGTCTTTTTTCTAGAAAAAACGTTATATGTTACTTTTCCTGAATCTGAAATAGCCTATATAACCATCCATTTATTAGGTGCGAAAATGGTAGTTTACCAGTCTGATAGCAGAGAGAATATGTTAGAAATGATTGAGGAAGATATTCTAGCATTAACAAAAGCGATGCTCCAAGAAGTGGAGCAAGAATTGGATCTAGAAATAGCCTATGATGAAGAATTAATCTACGGGTTATGTCTGCACTTAAAGCCTGCTATCAATAGATATAAATATGATTTAACTATAAAGAATCCTCTTCTTGCTGAAATCAAGAAAAATTATCAAATGTCCTTTGACGCTGCTGTTATTATGGGGAAATACTTAAGCAAACATAAGAGGATGGACATTAATGAAGATGAAATAGGCTATTTGGCATTACATATTGGCGCAGCGCTCGAGCGAAAGAAAGCAAAAGGCAGTGTAAAAAGATGCTTGATTGTCTGTGCTACTGGGGTGGCAAGTGCTCAATTACTGTATCATAAGCTTCAGTCCACCTTTGGCAATAAACTTGAAATTGTAGGAACTGCTAATATGTTTACCATTGATAATTATGATCTAAGTACATTAGACTTCATTGTTAGTACCATTCCTATTAACAGGGAATTAACCATACCTGTTATTGATGTACATACTATTTTAAGAGAGGAAGACATTAGTAAATTAGAGCATATGGTTGTGGATAGAGTTGAAACTACCTTACAATATTTTTATCCTGACCTTGGATTTTTTCAACAAGAGTATCAAACGAAGGAGGAAGTATTAGCGTTTTTAGCAAGAGAAATTATACAGAAGGGGATTGCGCCAGATCATTTCTTTGAGTTAATCATGGAACGAGAAGAGATTGCTCCAACAAGCTATGGAAACTCCATAGCCATTCCTCATCCTCTAAAACCAATCACTGACAGTACTTTTTTATCTATTTGCACGTTAAAAAAACCAATTCAATGGGGCGAAAATAAAGTGCAGCTTATTTTCTTATTAAGTGTCCAAAAAAAGTACAAGAAAGATATTCAAAAGCTATATCAGCTGCTAGTCAAAATATCAGGAAATGCCTATATGGTGAATCAGCTATTAAAGGTAAAGTCCTTTGACGAATTCAAAGAATGTATTTTAGCTATTGGCCAATAG
- a CDS encoding DNA-3-methyladenine glycosylase, whose translation MDYINQSTEEIAQLLLGKKLIHKTPAYTYSGYIVETEAYVGIEDMACHSYAGRRTPRLESMYKSGGTIYIYTMHTHHMLNIVTKEEGNPQAVLIRAIEPFEGIEEMEKNRKTNGINVCNGPGKLTKAMEITKALNGVFINEESLWIVDGKVPSQIIESPRIGIPNKEEWTLKPLRYYVKGHPYVSGMKKGEVLSAADYWHYG comes from the coding sequence ATTGATTATATAAACCAGTCAACAGAAGAAATAGCACAGTTACTTTTAGGAAAAAAGCTTATTCATAAAACGCCGGCATATACGTATAGTGGTTATATTGTAGAGACGGAAGCCTATGTTGGGATAGAAGATATGGCTTGTCATAGCTATGCAGGCAGACGCACGCCTCGATTGGAATCGATGTATAAGTCAGGTGGGACCATCTATATTTACACGATGCATACCCACCATATGTTAAACATTGTTACAAAAGAAGAGGGAAATCCTCAGGCTGTTCTTATCCGGGCGATTGAACCTTTTGAAGGAATAGAAGAGATGGAAAAGAACCGAAAAACAAATGGTATAAATGTATGCAATGGACCTGGGAAGCTAACAAAAGCAATGGAAATCACCAAGGCTTTAAATGGTGTCTTTATAAATGAAGAATCTTTATGGATTGTAGATGGGAAAGTACCATCCCAAATAATCGAGTCTCCGAGAATTGGGATTCCAAATAAGGAGGAATGGACGCTAAAACCATTACGATATTATGTAAAAGGGCACCCATACGTATCAGGAATGAAAAAAGGCGAGGTGCTGTCTGCTGCAGATTATTGGCATTATGGATAA